One genomic segment of Panicum virgatum strain AP13 chromosome 2N, P.virgatum_v5, whole genome shotgun sequence includes these proteins:
- the LOC120660932 gene encoding AT-hook motif nuclear-localized protein 17-like, giving the protein MSLGKRDMSQEQLYQDRKDVVPIHFTTPPPPPQQQQQLECFSDEVDSRGSAELKEPASSGALVVSGGGDGASIEVSKKRRGRPPGSKNKPKPPVVITREAEPAAAMRPHVIEIPCGCDVADALARFAARRNLGICVLAGTGAVANVSLRHPAPGGVVPAGAIVFHGQYEILSISATFLPPAMSAVAPQAAAAAACLSISLAGPHGQIVGGAVAGPLYAATTVVVVAAAFSNPTFHRLPADDDASVSVSVSLSPCSGDPADEHRGSHHHQQQHPAEQPAPPPPPPPQERRPHVVRRQPAPHLGAAASQAHAQPVDPCGPPAVPIFACHPQPQDAMWPPPARAPHHPPPPPF; this is encoded by the coding sequence ATGTCGCTCGGCAAGAGGGACATGAGCCAGGAGCAACTGTACCAAGATCGCAAGGACGTGGTGCCCATCCActtcaccacgccgccgccgccgccacagcagcagcagcagttggAGTGCTTCTCGGATGAGGTGGACAGCCGCGGGAGCGCCGAGCTGAAGGAGCCGGCGAGTAGTGGGGCACTGGTGGTgtccggtggcggcgacggggcGAGCATCGAGGTGTCCAAGAAGCGGCGGGGCCGTCCCCCGGGATCGAAGAACAAGCCCAAGCCGCCCGTGGTGATCACGCGGGAGGcggagccggccgccgcgatGCGCCCCCACGTGATCGAGATACCCTGCGGCTGCGACGTGGCCGACGCGCTCGCGCGCTTCGCGGCGAGGCGGAACCTCGGGATCTGCGTGCTCGCGGGCACTGGCGCCGTCGCCAACGTctcgctccgccacccggcgcCCGGCGGGGTCGTCCCGGCCGGCGCCATCGTGTTCCACGGGCAGTACGAGATCCTCTCCATCTCCGCCACGTTCCTGCCGCCCGCCATGTCCGCCGTggcgccgcaagccgccgccgccgccgcgtgcctctCCATCTCGCTGGCGGGGCCGCACGGCCAGAtcgtcggcggcgccgtggcGGGCCCGCTCTACGCCGCGaccaccgtcgtcgtcgtcgccgccgccttcagCAACCCCACCTTCCACCGCCTCCCCGCGGACGACGACGCGTCGGTGTCCGTCTCCGTCTCGCTCTCCCCCTGCAGCGGCGACCCCGCGGACGAGCACCGCGGCAGCCACCATCATCAACAGCAGCACCCCGCggagcagccggcgccgccgccgccgccgccgccgcaggagcgtCGCCCTCATGTCGTCCGACGCCAGCCCGCGCCGCACCTCGGCGCTGCCGCCTCGCAAGCGCATGCGCAGCCGGTGGATCCGTGCGGCCCTCCAGCCGTGCCCATCTTCGCCTGCCACCCGCAGCCGCAGGACGCGATGTGGCCACCGCCGGCCCGCGCGCCGcatcacccgccgccgccgccgttctga